The following proteins are co-located in the Candidatus Nitrotoga sp. AM1P genome:
- a CDS encoding ExbD/TolR family protein, with translation MKLRKSRTYRKGRIEIIPMIDVMFFLLVTFMLSSLSMQNLDSLQVNLPQGEAEKLRADAPVTLTLTGDSKIFINRIPVTLETLATTLKPLLQASQQSVVVSADNEAPQGIVVQAMLQARSAGAEHFLIAVKHK, from the coding sequence ATGAAACTGCGTAAATCCAGAACGTATCGCAAGGGACGCATCGAGATCATTCCGATGATTGATGTGATGTTTTTCTTGCTGGTGACATTCATGCTGTCTTCATTGTCGATGCAGAATCTTGATTCCCTGCAGGTGAATCTACCTCAAGGAGAAGCCGAAAAGCTCCGTGCTGATGCACCGGTAACGTTGACGCTGACGGGTGACAGCAAAATCTTTATCAATCGTATTCCTGTAACACTGGAAACCCTGGCCACCACGCTCAAGCCACTGTTACAAGCTTCACAACAAAGCGTGGTCGTATCCGCGGACAACGAAGCACCGCAAGGCATAGTAGTGCAGGCGATGTTGCAGGCTCGATCCGCCGGTGCCGAACATTTTTTGATTGCGGTAAAACATAAATGA